The Pleurodeles waltl isolate 20211129_DDA chromosome 7, aPleWal1.hap1.20221129, whole genome shotgun sequence genome contains the following window.
acctcctgcttggtatcctttttcttttcaactttgcatctctctttgatccTTTCTCACTGATACTTTCCTCTTtgcccaagtccttttcttcacttggtgttggtactacaacagacacttcctttcttttctctttcactcttggcccttcactgtcgttcaacgtttctctagttcttagttttactggcaatatgcttggtcttctttttgcactgtgtccacttgatggacctgcaatctcttctgaaggagtttaaGCAGttccgttctgttctgccttgtcccctccttctggggagtcaatcaggttttccttttctttttctgtatcatctgcttctgggaaagccctcctctgatcaggctctcctgcttcttcacctctttcgagccctttgtcaccgttactttcttcaggctctttttcactttcagctgcttcaggctctttgttaccttcagctgcttcaggctctttgttaccttcagctgcttcgtcgctgtctgaggctcctccttggtcttccccaagtgaatcagtggctttgtcctcagaaaatatttctccctcctctatttctgcttgttcgcttctggttctgtttcgctctgcctcagcgcttggtactttgttatcaggtactggtaacttcagcgcttcaacttcctcatctgtgggatacaacaccctctttgtgtgactggcgtgaatccagttgagaactcccgcacacttcacagcggtggtagtcgtcaaaatcacttggaaaggtcctatccaacggggttccaaacacgacttcctcacgtgcttctttatcacgacccagtcacctgctttcagggcgtgtcctggaccttggatcggtggcaaggtggttgcctccacctggtgagagaaagatcgaaccacatcagctagacctttgcagtagtctaacaccatatcatctgtaatattcaaaagcgcatttgcaggaactgctggaagtctcatagccctgcccatgagaatctcgtgtgtggacagtccagtctttctgtcaggggtgtttctcattgacattagtaccaaaggcaatgcgtcaggccatttcaagtttgtcgatgcacatattttcgccattctcgatttcaatgtgccattcatttgctccactagacctgatgcttcagggcggtagctacaatgcagcttttgctcaatgttcagtgctgcacaaagcaattttattacttcattattgaagtgacttcccctatctgattctaaagagatcgggaatccgaaacgtggtattaactctctcaagagtagttttgcaactgtgagactgtcatttctgcgtgtagggtatgcttcaatccagtgactaaaaatgcacacaaccaccaacacatacttcaagcctccatgcacaggcatctcaatgaagtccatttgcatcctgctgaatggtccCCCTGCCCTTcccatgtggctcaaatttactacggttcccttccctgcgttcatctgttggcaaatgacgcaacggtggcaaactgcttcagcaacttgacggaatttggggttaaaccaatcagttttaaaaacctaatcatggcatccctcccaagatgagcttgtccgtGGTAAAATCTaactatctgtgtcaaaaggctatttggaagaacgaattttccttcacttgaaacccataattcatctagcctcttcacacattgtaatttggtccacaagagtttttcatcctcactgacatcattctgtagggatttcaattcgtccatcgtatctaccacctttagagtaaagatttcgcttggttcgagttctggttcacttatcaaattccattgatccctaagcaatatacagttcaatgcgcaaaaccttgcgacttgatccgcatatccatttcccaggtaaacatagtcttgtcccttcgagtgtgcactgcattttaccactgctacttcccctggcaattgaatggcatttaacaattctcttattctttcaccgtttttcactggtgatcctgaagaggtcatgaagcctctctgtgaccacagttgtccgaaATCAtccactattccaaacccgtactgtctgtcagtgtaaatggtaactttcattaatgcagagagttggcacgctctggtaagggctaccaattctgctacctgtgcagagtaaactccttgaagccaagatgcttccagaacacctgttacagtacatacagcatatcctgctttcaatattcccagtgcatctcttaaacatgaaccatcaacaaaaataacttgatcattttcttccaatcgggtatctttgatatcaggtctaggtttggtgcaaaattcagtcacctgaaggcagtcatgctcgatgtcttcagcgttctcaatttcagcattttcactgggaaacaaggttgctggattcaacgtagtgcaccttttcagctgcacattaggtgatcccagaattattgtttcgtaccttgtgagtctagcacccgtcatgtgctgtgttcgggaacgtgtcaaaagtatctcaactgagtgagggaccatgactgttaaagggtgtcccatcactattacttcactctgagtgaggctgataccaactgctgctacggcgcgcaaacaccctggcagtgctgctgcgaccggatccaaagtagctgaaaaatatgctactggtctgttcacgccaccatgggcttgggtcaagacagacaaggaacatgcatcacgttcatgacaaaacaatgtgaaaggctttgtgtagtcaggcatacctaaagctggagccctgcacatgaattctttcaattcaataaaagcatccatctcttctcctttcagttcaatttcatccaatgcatccttctgggtcagtttcagtaaaggttttgctagggttgagaagttgggaatccattggcgacagtaactcaccattcccaaaaacttcctcacctccctcctcgtctttgggggactcatttgaagtacacttgttattctttccttcattattctccgtgaccctttctctatttggtgacccaaatatttcactttcttctgacagaactgtaattttgaaggagacaccttgtgtccattccttcccaaatggttcaatagggcaatggtgtcggctgtgcagtcactttctgtcttggatgcaatcagtaagtcatcaatgtactgtactagggttgactcgaatggcaattctagcgcttccaaatccttctttagaatctgattgaaaattgacggtgactccgaaaacccttgaggaattcgacaccaactggtgactctgtctaagaatttgcaacaaaagagaaattggctgtcctcatgaaaaggcaccgaaaagaatgcttgtgacaagtcgatgactgagaaccactcggcatcgcaagggacttgaaacattatcacagctggatttggtactacagggcagcatttaattattatgtcatttattttcctcaagtcctgcacaattcggacctttccacttggctttattagtcccataattggtgaattacatggactgcttaacacttctttcagtactccctgctttacaaactcatcaatgagttgggcgactttcatgagggtgtcttgtgccataaggtactgtggggtctggggaaaggttacattgggttttacagtcactttcactggttccactcctttcaccaatcccacctcttttcctgtcatatcccacacttcttttccgactgtttcctgtaattcagctggaatatctgcttcagtgatcatcggaaaaagggtaatcagaggatactcttcatcgacagtttccatctcatcctcttctacactgtcctcttcttccccatcactgctcgtctgaattctaattccatcgttcgaacacataatcgaacatcccaatttgcacaataggtctctccctaacagtgatatcgggcttgagtcacataccacaaaattatgtgacccttgatagttaccaattctgacttgtactggatctgtgattgggttcgtcaggtacctgtttgctgctcccactacttgaactgttctccctgaaagtggcaaattcggtacctcaatgctcctgacagtggaaagtgtagctcctgtatcaaccaagaatgaaacgcgatgacccatgactcttccctccacatacggacccttttgatcaacttccaaagatgctgcaagcacacaatttccctcctcatctgaactttcattctcccatgcatcgtttattccattctcgctgtgtagtgggaatttgtgtactgtgtcattttgactcattccctgacccgtgacctgttgaggaagcattgcttgttgctgattcattggtgctaagggtatttgcatttggtgattaggtaccataggaaactgctgttgcaatggctgcaattgtgtcatttgcacacgaggcatttgcacctgttgtggttgcatgggttgtagaccctgcatctggtttatattgttttgaaaatttgggttcggacctctcagtttcggtcctctcatagtctgaaatgcattgacatcattgttttgctgacctacaccttcctgcaccatcattgggcactcccgtttccaatgcccgacgattccgcacgtgtgacatggcatcaccttcttcattgcctgtataccatttggaatcataacggtattcaaatcaggaccattattcacaaaacctccccggcctctgcctctcatctgtggctgaaacatagcatttccctgttgctgctgctgcggcatctgttgttgaaaaccttgcaaaccttgtaaacctgtctgagctgctctgagctgcatcaccatcaccttttccttcaatcttttctgctttgtctcgatctcatcactgcagtattttgcataattcaacacttcatcgatcgactttgactgccaacaaatcaaatgcga
Protein-coding sequences here:
- the LOC138246858 gene encoding uncharacterized protein; this translates as MLETTDTVVNIRWCSRVPHGPATPGGGHRGNGYPGAPPIATRKEKTGNPEIRAPVDTKEGPATWPGETEDDKYAEDEDGQRRKPPSKSEEHRQHGRGTLGGDGGQGSPRTHSDRHVPGGAWLRQVEATTLPPIQGPGHALKAGDWVVIKKHVRKSCLEPRWIGPFQVILTTTTAVKCAGVLNWIHASHTKRVLYPTDEEVEALKLPVPDNKVPSAEAERNRTRSEQAEIEEGEIFSEDKATDSLGEDQGGASDSDEAAEGNKEPEAAEGNKEPEAAESEKEPEESNGDKGLERGEEAGEPDQRRAFPEADDTEKEKENLIDSPEGGDKAEQNGTA